In Halorhabdus rudnickae, the following proteins share a genomic window:
- a CDS encoding DUF7405 family protein, producing the protein MMDSRPGYDRRQFLKAAVAAGGAAALSACLDVTDEPVPSGVEDPETLGERQHAWNDRIRTDEHGNAELPRHQSLLYLTLDREGPPTDADRGAVREALRTLDHAYERSNEGLVYSIAYSPAYFERFETSLPDEIDLPQPRRLSPFEEPEFDTQDALLHLASDRADVILEAEAALTGEREQANGVTVAPPITDALTVDDRRSGFVGPGMPADRQDVAGIPDTEPVPEAAPLFMGFEAGFRGNQATEDYVTIDSGPFAGGTTKHVSRLRQRLEDWYVEQDFEQRVAELFSPAHAEDALVEGVGENLGGDSGLTPEMIENVREHASEFGRVGHAQKAARANRDAEGNVRLLRRHVESTDGDVAALHFPSLQRGISAFEAVREAMNGADLTDEPAIRQRVNNGILEYIFTTNRGNFLVPPRRHRALPVPRPT; encoded by the coding sequence GTGATGGACTCGAGACCGGGATACGACCGCCGGCAGTTCCTGAAGGCCGCCGTGGCTGCTGGCGGAGCGGCCGCACTGAGCGCGTGTCTCGACGTCACTGACGAACCCGTACCGAGTGGCGTCGAGGACCCTGAGACTTTGGGCGAACGTCAGCACGCCTGGAACGATCGTATCCGGACCGACGAGCACGGCAACGCCGAACTGCCACGTCACCAGTCGTTGCTGTACCTGACACTCGACCGCGAGGGGCCACCGACCGACGCCGACCGCGGGGCCGTTCGTGAGGCGCTCCGGACGCTCGATCACGCCTACGAGCGCTCGAACGAGGGCCTGGTCTATTCGATCGCCTACTCGCCGGCGTACTTCGAGCGCTTTGAGACATCGTTGCCGGACGAGATCGACCTTCCGCAACCCCGGCGGCTCTCTCCTTTCGAGGAACCCGAATTCGACACCCAGGACGCCCTGTTGCACCTCGCAAGCGACCGCGCCGACGTGATTCTGGAAGCCGAGGCAGCCCTGACGGGCGAGCGCGAGCAGGCAAACGGCGTCACCGTCGCGCCTCCGATCACGGACGCGCTGACCGTCGACGACCGCCGTTCGGGCTTCGTCGGTCCCGGAATGCCGGCCGACCGACAGGACGTTGCGGGGATCCCGGACACCGAACCCGTCCCCGAGGCTGCCCCCCTGTTCATGGGGTTCGAGGCGGGATTCCGGGGCAACCAGGCCACCGAGGACTACGTCACGATCGATTCGGGCCCGTTCGCCGGCGGGACGACCAAACACGTCTCGCGGCTCCGCCAGCGACTCGAGGACTGGTACGTCGAACAGGACTTCGAACAACGCGTCGCGGAACTGTTCAGTCCCGCCCACGCCGAAGACGCTCTCGTCGAGGGCGTCGGCGAGAACCTGGGGGGCGACAGCGGACTCACCCCGGAGATGATCGAGAACGTCCGCGAGCATGCCAGCGAGTTCGGACGGGTCGGCCACGCCCAGAAGGCAGCCCGGGCGAACCGCGACGCGGAGGGCAACGTCCGGCTGTTGCGACGCCACGTCGAGTCGACCGACGGCGACGTCGCCGCGCTGCACTTCCCGTCGTTGCAGCGCGGTATCTCGGCGTTCGAGGCGGTCCGAGAAGCGATGAACGGGGCTGACCTGACCGACGAGCCGGCGATCCGCCAGCGGGTCAACAACGGGATCCTGGAGTACATCTTTACCACGAATCGAGGTAACTTTCTCGTGCCGCCGCGGCGTCATCGGGCGTTACCGGTCCCGCGACCGACGTGA